The following proteins are encoded in a genomic region of Methanoculleus bourgensis MS2:
- the thiC gene encoding phosphomethylpyrimidine synthase ThiC, whose product MGLIEDAKRGVITEEMRIVAAAEGVTEDFVRRGVAEGHIVIPVSPYRKVKICGIGEGLRTKVNASIGTSSDIVDVDMEIEKARQAELAGADTLMELSTGGDFTEIRRRVVEATTLSVGSVPLYQAFIEAARKHGAVVHMEEDDLFRITAEQAKLGTNFMAIHTGINYETMKRLQNQGRHGGLVSRGGAFMTAWMLHNEKENPLYAEFDYLVEILKEHEVTLSFGNGMRAGAVHDATDRAQIQELLINAELADKAHAAGVQTIIEGPGHIPVDEIETNVVLQKRVTNRKPFYMLGPLVTDIAPGYDDRVAAIGAALSSSYGADFICYVTPAEHLALPTPEEVYEGVISSRIAAHVGDMIKLKKRDADLEMGHARRDLDWERQFAVAINPERARAIRDERMPADADACTMCGDYCALKIVGRHFNF is encoded by the coding sequence ATGGGTCTCATAGAAGACGCAAAGCGAGGCGTCATCACCGAGGAGATGCGAATCGTCGCAGCAGCGGAAGGTGTAACTGAAGATTTCGTCAGGCGCGGCGTGGCCGAAGGCCACATCGTTATTCCGGTCTCTCCCTACCGGAAGGTGAAGATCTGCGGTATCGGCGAAGGGCTCCGGACGAAGGTCAACGCGAGCATCGGCACGTCGTCTGATATCGTCGATGTCGATATGGAGATCGAGAAGGCCCGGCAGGCCGAACTTGCCGGTGCCGATACGCTGATGGAACTCTCCACCGGCGGTGACTTTACAGAGATCCGGCGCCGGGTCGTCGAGGCGACCACCCTCTCGGTCGGGTCGGTCCCGCTTTACCAGGCGTTCATCGAGGCCGCCCGGAAGCATGGGGCGGTCGTCCACATGGAGGAGGACGATCTCTTCCGGATAACGGCGGAGCAGGCAAAGCTCGGGACCAACTTCATGGCGATCCATACCGGGATCAACTATGAGACGATGAAGCGCCTGCAGAACCAGGGACGGCACGGCGGGCTCGTCTCCCGCGGCGGGGCCTTCATGACTGCATGGATGCTTCACAACGAGAAGGAGAACCCGCTCTACGCTGAGTTTGACTACCTGGTCGAGATCCTAAAAGAGCACGAGGTCACCCTCTCGTTCGGCAACGGTATGCGGGCGGGCGCAGTCCATGACGCCACCGACCGTGCCCAGATCCAGGAACTGCTCATCAACGCAGAACTCGCCGATAAGGCGCATGCCGCTGGTGTCCAGACGATCATCGAGGGGCCGGGGCATATCCCGGTCGACGAGATCGAGACCAACGTTGTCCTGCAAAAGCGGGTCACGAACCGGAAACCCTTCTATATGCTCGGGCCCCTGGTCACCGATATCGCGCCCGGCTACGACGACCGGGTGGCTGCGATCGGGGCCGCGCTCTCCTCCTCCTACGGCGCCGACTTCATATGCTACGTGACGCCGGCAGAGCACCTGGCGCTCCCCACTCCCGAAGAGGTCTACGAGGGTGTCATCAGTTCAAGGATCGCCGCCCACGTTGGGGATATGATCAAGCTCAAGAAACGGGATGCCGACCTCGAGATGGGACACGCCCGCCGGGACCTTGATTGGGAGCGGCAGTTTGCCGTCGCGATCAACCCCGAGCGCGCCCGGGCGATCCGGGACGAGCGGATGCCGGCCGATGCCGATGCCTGCACCATGTGCGGGGACTACTGCGCGTTGAAGATTGTGGGCCGCCACTTTAACTTCTAA
- a CDS encoding sugar phosphate isomerase/epimerase family protein, with protein MSLTPYFSSSSKVWAARDWVFGIEDLGYTGWEIVADGNYRLDNPENFAVIQENLESTRLLATVHAPYSDLNLASLNYPIWRESISQTCCCIHYAADLTDRVTVHPGFVSPVGKLVPEKVWEMQKTALVEIGRYAEDHGVLACVENMISIRDFLCRYPEEILGLTEGIPGIGITLDLGHANTNGLVDAFLKYAGEVNHLHIHDNHGQSDEHLALGDGTIAWEKVGRTIARDYSGAVVIEGRTLEEAKRSLAAFRKWFV; from the coding sequence ATGAGTCTTACCCCGTATTTTTCGTCCTCCTCAAAAGTCTGGGCGGCGCGGGACTGGGTCTTCGGGATCGAGGATCTCGGGTATACCGGGTGGGAGATCGTCGCCGACGGGAACTACCGTCTGGACAACCCCGAGAACTTTGCTGTGATCCAGGAGAACCTTGAGAGCACCAGGCTTCTCGCGACCGTTCACGCCCCCTACAGCGACTTAAACCTCGCATCGCTGAACTACCCCATCTGGCGCGAATCCATCAGCCAGACCTGCTGCTGCATCCACTACGCGGCCGACCTGACCGACCGGGTGACGGTCCACCCCGGGTTTGTATCCCCGGTGGGGAAACTCGTCCCCGAGAAGGTCTGGGAGATGCAGAAGACCGCTCTCGTCGAGATCGGGAGATACGCGGAGGATCATGGTGTCCTTGCATGCGTCGAGAACATGATCAGCATCAGGGATTTCCTCTGCCGCTACCCCGAGGAGATCCTCGGCCTCACCGAAGGAATTCCCGGGATCGGGATCACCCTTGATCTGGGGCACGCCAACACCAACGGCCTGGTCGATGCGTTCCTCAAATACGCCGGGGAGGTCAACCACCTGCACATCCACGACAACCACGGGCAGTCGGACGAACACCTGGCGCTCGGCGACGGGACCATTGCCTGGGAGAAGGTCGGGCGCACCATCGCCCGCGACTACTCCGGCGCGGTCGTGATCGAGGGGCGGACGCTCGAAGAGGCGAAACGAAGTCTTGCAGCATTCAGGAAGTGGTTCGTATAG
- a CDS encoding anaerobic ribonucleoside-triphosphate reductase activating protein, which yields MNTLYVNFGGFVPFSTVDWRGRAACTVFLRGCSARCFYCHNVALQGGEDLRDADEVLAMIRSSRTVAGAVVFSGGEPTLQGPALIHLAAAARTMGFSVGLHTNGMFPRVIEGLLDRHLVDMIALDIKTTWERYDDLLGVAAVDAVKESLSICRRAKADGSLGSCQAVVTLFRGRESDVLAIAEATRGLDLVLQQGVAAGFDPLTRQELEAAAAPLGRNVRLRTREDGEVDYDPER from the coding sequence GTGAATACGTTGTACGTCAATTTTGGAGGTTTTGTCCCGTTCAGCACCGTAGACTGGCGGGGACGGGCCGCTTGCACGGTCTTTCTCAGGGGGTGCTCCGCGCGATGCTTCTACTGCCATAACGTCGCTCTCCAGGGTGGTGAGGATCTCCGCGACGCGGACGAGGTCCTTGCGATGATCCGGAGCTCCCGCACAGTTGCAGGCGCCGTAGTCTTCTCAGGCGGGGAGCCGACCCTCCAGGGGCCGGCGCTCATCCACCTCGCCGCCGCCGCCCGGACCATGGGGTTCTCCGTCGGCCTGCATACGAACGGCATGTTTCCCCGTGTGATCGAGGGGCTGCTCGACCGGCACCTGGTCGACATGATCGCCCTTGACATCAAGACCACGTGGGAGCGCTACGACGACCTCCTGGGCGTGGCTGCTGTCGATGCGGTGAAGGAGTCGCTCTCCATCTGCAGGCGGGCAAAGGCCGACGGCAGCCTCGGGTCGTGCCAGGCTGTGGTCACCCTCTTCCGGGGGCGCGAGAGTGACGTCCTCGCAATCGCAGAGGCTACCCGCGGGCTGGACCTCGTGCTCCAGCAGGGGGTGGCCGCGGGCTTCGACCCCCTGACCAGGCAGGAACTCGAGGCCGCGGCAGCGCCGCTCGGGCGGAACGTCCGGCTGCGGACCAGAGAAGACGGAGAGGTCGACTACGACCCGGAGCGATAA
- a CDS encoding dephospho-CoA kinase, which produces MKVIGIVGMPASGKGEVSRIARDLGIPVVVMGDAIRERVKKAGLPPTDANLGAMSGKLRSELGMDAIARITIPVIEATTAPVVLVDGIRGDYEVAAFRERFPEFTLIGIVSSFETRYARLANRGRSDDSLTAEELRARDERELGWGLGRALAQADYTVVNEGTLEEFVAEVRALLCRPAAGGRE; this is translated from the coding sequence ATGAAGGTCATTGGAATCGTTGGTATGCCGGCAAGCGGGAAAGGAGAGGTGTCAAGGATCGCCCGGGACCTGGGGATTCCTGTTGTGGTCATGGGGGACGCGATACGGGAACGGGTGAAGAAAGCCGGACTTCCGCCGACCGACGCAAACCTCGGCGCGATGTCGGGAAAGTTACGCTCGGAACTCGGCATGGACGCCATCGCCCGGATCACCATCCCGGTCATCGAGGCAACCACCGCTCCGGTGGTCCTGGTGGACGGCATCAGGGGAGACTACGAGGTGGCGGCGTTTCGGGAGCGCTTTCCCGAATTCACGCTCATCGGGATCGTCTCATCGTTTGAGACACGCTATGCGAGGCTCGCGAACCGGGGCCGGTCCGACGACTCTCTCACTGCCGAAGAACTTCGGGCCCGTGACGAGCGGGAACTCGGGTGGGGGCTTGGGCGAGCTCTTGCGCAGGCAGACTACACCGTCGTAAACGAGGGCACGCTCGAAGAGTTTGTGGCAGAGGTCCGTGCCCTGCTCTGCCGCCCGGCGGCGGGAGGGAGAGAATGA
- a CDS encoding 5-formyltetrahydrofolate cyclo-ligase: MSQTKTALRLQAKETRSLLSPTQIATLSRIIERRLLDLVNGFETIMVYVSKIPEVETECLITDLNRRGVRVVVPIIERETTSLRLSYLPDPSVLRASTFNVPEPLGHELPARPEDVQVVIIPMVAFDAKGNRLGYGAGYYDRFLCRYPHPIKIGIAFSCQQAESIPADGDDVKMDYIVTEKGVIRCNGRGT; encoded by the coding sequence ATGAGCCAGACAAAGACGGCCCTCCGCCTGCAGGCGAAGGAGACCCGATCCCTCCTCTCACCAACCCAGATCGCCACACTCAGCAGGATCATCGAAAGAAGACTCCTTGACCTCGTGAATGGTTTTGAGACTATCATGGTCTATGTCTCAAAAATCCCGGAGGTCGAGACCGAATGCCTCATCACGGACCTGAACCGCCGGGGCGTGCGGGTCGTCGTGCCCATCATCGAGCGGGAGACCACGAGCCTCCGTCTCTCGTACCTGCCCGACCCCTCGGTCCTTCGCGCGAGCACGTTCAACGTGCCCGAACCTCTGGGACACGAACTCCCGGCCCGGCCCGAAGACGTCCAGGTGGTCATCATACCGATGGTTGCTTTCGATGCCAAAGGAAACCGGCTCGGCTACGGTGCCGGCTACTACGACCGTTTTCTCTGCCGGTATCCACACCCGATCAAGATCGGCATCGCGTTCTCTTGCCAGCAGGCGGAGAGCATTCCCGCTGATGGTGACGATGTGAAGATGGATTACATCGTTACCGAAAAAGGGGTTATCCGGTGTAACGGGAGGGGTACTTAA
- a CDS encoding carboxymuconolactone decarboxylase family protein, producing the protein MKPETEKVLDEFFDHADDLGDDVIEDIRELLGVVPFIFTVLREQRPEVFALSAIADYHISRPKSLDGKTAELVTMAAAAGAGADACLKVHMGAALREGASRDEILDVLQIAAMIGKTKVLASSLRTYREVCGEEQASTK; encoded by the coding sequence ATGAAACCAGAAACCGAAAAAGTACTCGACGAGTTCTTTGACCACGCAGACGACCTCGGTGATGACGTCATAGAGGATATCAGGGAGCTGCTCGGTGTCGTCCCGTTCATCTTTACTGTGCTCCGGGAGCAGCGCCCGGAAGTCTTCGCGCTCTCGGCTATCGCTGATTATCATATCTCCCGCCCAAAATCCCTCGACGGAAAGACTGCGGAGCTGGTCACCATGGCAGCGGCAGCCGGGGCCGGGGCAGACGCTTGCCTCAAGGTCCACATGGGAGCCGCCCTGAGGGAAGGCGCGTCCCGTGACGAGATCCTCGACGTCCTCCAGATCGCCGCCATGATCGGGAAGACCAAGGTCCTTGCCTCTTCCCTCCGTACATACAGGGAAGTCTGTGGCGAGGAGCAGGCGTCAACGAAGTAG